A window of the Brassica oleracea var. oleracea cultivar TO1000 chromosome C1, BOL, whole genome shotgun sequence genome harbors these coding sequences:
- the LOC106307030 gene encoding uncharacterized protein LOC106307030 — translation MFPSKKGRTFHVCFTIQSTEEKQNKTKKERFFEEPNRYRNMFRSTDFDRYVEKESLKVKAFYVRFTGLPTREFSPDSLTLLYPPRINEAAFELDGSKIRPDSPAFVTLHRVVKGGEAIYGCREPVRVWEGIRFEVYMSEERVVKGIFRKEDGDKWKIECECEMEEGAAEVVVAAEGHVATSTMARKHRRRRRRKQFECLEEIPEEREEGRESDDSVCFCTCSGGESEEGEWESVEWTAEMESEAEGMGWAVDLGIWVMCLGVGYLVSKASTKTLRSGGRRRRTRSLF, via the coding sequence ATGTTTCCCTCTAAAAAGGGCCGAACCTTTCATGTGTGTTTTACAATTCAAAGTACAGAGGAAAAACAAAACAAAACAAAAAAGGAAAGATTTTTCGAAGAACCCAACAGATATAGAAACATGTTTAGATCGACGGATTTCGATCGGTACGTTGAGAAAGAGAGCTTAAAGGTCAAAGCTTTCTACGTCCGGTTCACCGGTTTACCCACCCGAGAGTTCTCACCCGACTCTCTCACTCTCCTCTACCCACCGCGAATCAACGAAGCCGCTTTCGAGCTCGACGGGTCCAAGATCCGACCCGACTCCCCAGCGTTCGTGACGCTGCACCGGGTCGTTAAGGGAGGAGAGGCGATATACGGGTGTAGGGAACCGGTTCGGGTCTGGGAAGGGATCCGGTTCGAGGTGTACATGAGCGAGGAGAGAGTCGTGAAAGGTATCTTCAGAAAAGAGGATGGAGATAAGTGGAAGATCGAGTGCGAGTGCGAGATGGAAGAAGGAGCGGCTGAGGTCGTTGTGGCGGCGGAGGGACACGTGGCGACGTCGACGATGGCGAGGAAACATAGGAGGAGGAGGAGGAGGAAGCAGTTTGAGTGTTTGGAGGAGATACCTGAGGAGAGAGAGGAAGGGAGGGAGTCCGACGATAGCGTGTGTTTTTGCACGTGCAGCGGCGGAGAATCGGAGGAGGGAGAGTGGGAGTCGGTGGAGTGGACGGCTGAGATGGAGTCAGAGGCTGAAGGAATGGGATGGGCCGTTGATTTGGGTATTTGGGTTATGTGTTTAGGTGTGGGCTACTTGGTGTCTAAAGCCTCTACTAAAACCTTGAGAAGTGGAGGAAGAAGAAGACGAACAAGAAGTCTCTTTTAA
- the LOC106310609 gene encoding metal-nicotianamine transporter YSL1: MEVEQRRIMKKEEDGEEEESNIQPSLQEELQETEEEMSGRTTEPWTKQVTVRGVLVSIVIGVVFSVIAQKLNLTTGIVPNLNSSAALLAFVFVQTWTKILKKSGFVAKPFTRQENTMIQTSAVACYGIAVGGGFASYLLGLNHKTYELSGANMEGNSEKSVKEPGLGWMTAYLFAVCFIGLFVLIPLRKVMIIDLKLTYPSGLATAVLINGFHTQGDAQAKKQVRGFMKYFSFSFLWGFFQWFFSGIEGCGFAQFPTFGLKAWKQTFFFDFSMTFVGAGMICSHLVNLSLLLGAILSYGLMWPLLDKLKGSWFPDNLDEHNMKSIYGYKVFLSVALILGDGLYTFVKILCVTIISINARMKNKPNDLDDVGDKKQRKFLKEDENFLRDKIPMWIGVSGYLTFATVSTVVVPLIFPQVKWYYVIVAYIFAPSLAFCNAYGAGLTDINMAYNYGKIGLFVLAAVTGRENGVVAGLAGCGLIKSVVSVSCILMQDFKTAHYTMTSPKAMFVSQMIGTIVGCIVTPLSFFLFYRAFDVGNPNGEFKAPYALIYRNMAILGVQGFSALPLHCLQMCYGFFGFAVLVNVVRDLTPAKAGRFMPLPTAMAVPFLVGAYFAIDMCVGTVIVFVWEKMNRKKAEVMVPAVASGLICGEGLWTLPAAILALAGVKPPICMKFLAS; this comes from the exons ATGGAAGTAGAGCAGAGAAGGATCATGAAGAAAGAAGAAGATGGAGAAGAAGAAGAAAGCAATATTCAACCGTCACTACAAGAAGAATTACAAGAAACAGAGGAAGAGATGTCTGGGAGGACGACCGAACCATGGACGAAGCAGGTAACGGTGAGAGGAGTGTTAGTGAGCATAGTGATCGGAGTTGTGTTCAGTGTGATAGCTCAGAAGCTAAACCTTACGACAGGGATTGTTCCAAATCTCAACAGCTCTGCAGCTTTACTAGCTTTTGTCTTCGTCCAGACATGGACCAAGATTCTCAAGAAATCAGGTTTTGTCGCGAAGCCATTCACAAGACAAGAGAACACAATGATTCAGACATCTGCTGTTGCTTGTTACGGCATTGCTGTCGGAG GTGGATTTGCTTCATATCTTCTAGGGTTGAACCATAAAACATATGAGTTATCTGGTGCGAACATGGAAGGTAACTCTGAGAAGAGTGTGAAAGAGCCAGGCCTTGGCTGGATGACTGCTTATCTCTTTGCCGTATGTTTCATCGGTCTTTTCGTCTTAATCCCTCTCAGAAAGGTTATGATTATTGACCTCAAGTTAACATATCCGAGTGGTTTAGCTACTGCTGTGCTCATCAACGGCTTCCACACACAAGGAGATGCGCAGGCCAA GAAACAAGTGCGCGGTTTCATGAAATATTTCTCATTTAGTTTCTTGTGGGGATTTTTCCAATGGTTTTTCTCTGGCATAGAAGGTTGTGGGTTTGCTCAGTTCCCAACCTTTGGCTTGAAAGCTTGGAAACAAAC GTTCTTCTTTGATTTCAGCATGACATTTGTAGGAGCAGGAATGATATGTTCACATCTGGTTAACCTTTCTTTGCTTTTAGGAGCTATCCTCTCTTATGGCTTAATGTGGCCTCTCCTTGATAAACTCAAGGGCTCTTGGTTCCCTGATAACCTAGACGAACACAACATGAAGAGCATATACGGTTACAAAGTCTTCTTATCCGTAGCTCTAATCCTCGGTGACGGTCTCTACACTTTCGTTAAGATCCTATGTGTCACCATTATCAGTATCAACGCAAGAATGAAGAACAAACCTAATGATCTTGATGACGTGGGTGACAAGAAACAAAGAAAATTTCTCAAGGAAGATGAGAACTTCCTCAGAGACAAGATCCCCATGTGGATAGGAGTTTCCGGATATCTTACCTTCGCTACGGTCTCAACCGTTGTGGTTCCTCTGATATTCCCACAGGTCAAATGGTATTACGTTATTGTAGCTTACATTTTCGCGCCATCTCTTGCTTTCTGTAACGCCTATGGGGCTGGACTTACAGACATCAACATGGCTTATAACTATGGGAAGATCGGTCTCTTCGTTCTCGCTGCTGTCACCGGAAGAGAGAACGGTGTGGTGGCCGGCCTAGCCGGGTGTGGACTGATCAAGTCCGTTGTGTCTGTTTCTTGCATCTTGATGCAGGATTTCAAGACGGCTCATTACACGATGACGTCGCCCAAGGCTATGTTTGTCAGCCAGATGATCGGGACGATCGTTGGATGCATCGTGACGCCGTTGAGTTTCTTCTTGTTCTACAGAGCGTTCGACGTTGGAAACCCTAACGGAGAGTTCAAGGCTCCTTACGCTTTGATTTACAGAAACATGGCGATCCTTGGGGTGCAAGGCTTCTCTGCTCTGCCTCTTCACTGTCTCCAGATGTGCTACGGGTTTTTCGGGTTTGCGGTTTTGGTCAACGTCGTCAGGGATCTTACTCCGGCGAAG GCGGGGAGGTTCATGCCGCTTCCGACGGCCATGGCGGTTCCGTTTCTGGTCGGAGCTTATTTTGCTATTGACATGTGTGTTGGGACTGTGATTGTGTTTGTTTGGGAGAAGATGAATCGGAAGAAAGCAGAGGTTATGGTTCCTGCGGTGGCCTCGGGGCTAATTTGCGGAGAAGGGCTTTGGACTTTACCGGCGGCGATTCTTGCGCTCGCTGGAGTAAAACCTCCAATATGTATGAAGTTTTTAGCTTCATAG
- the LOC106292539 gene encoding uncharacterized protein LOC106292539 yields the protein MASEEVVVVEGERAGATIVYGADECYKKSVELLEELGFPKGVMPLKNLVECGRVRDTGYVWMKQNTPYEHFFEGTNTRVSYGLEVTAYIDKCCMKKMTGVKSKQMFMWVPIAEMTMEEPKSKKIYFKTPMGIGKSYHVTAFMDEEEKRNFYLENPKK from the exons ATGGCGAGCGAGGAAGTCGTGGTGGTTGAAGGAGAGAGAGCAGGAGCTACGATCGTATATGGGGCGGACGAGTGTTACAAGAAGTCGGTGGAGCTTCTAGAGGAGCTAGGGTTTCCAAAAGGTGTGATGCCTTTGAAGAACCTCGTTGAGTGTGGAAGAGTTAGAGACACGGGTTACGTGTGGATGAAGCAAAACACCCCTTATGAACATTTCTTCGAAGGCACCAACACTCGCGTTTCCTACGGTCTTGAGGTCACCGCCTATATCGACAAGTGTTGTATGAAGAAGATGACAG GCGTGAAGAGTAAGCAGATGTTTATGTGGGTACCGATTGCGGAGATGACTATGGAGGAGCCAAAGAGCAAGAAGATTTACTTCAAGACTCCTATGGGAATCGGCAAGTCGTATCACGTTACCGCATTCATGGACGAGGAAGAGAAGCGCAACTTTTACTTGGAGAATCCCAAAAAATAA
- the LOC106326760 gene encoding uncharacterized protein LOC106326760, with amino-acid sequence MAVMMTRRAATVAGRWLNEAVSFLVFCLLDIVDSLLCLVYKVADYVFEAEWKPCYCLSAKEPITETRGKILLSHNNGVSKILTLSPLQELSGRRSKIELEDISETLYTRPSLLSDLSVTELNKQFVKVSPSDSECSHHHYEKTLTKNKRRKMITKSSLTVNFTVVEMLREKIRPQNLSHDVSRWSDCDCGFCTSWASTSDKDHSLFVKTQIPKGIPAKEDVLFIHGFISSSAFWTETVFPSLSATSSAYRLFAVDLLGFGKSPKPADSLYTLREHVEMIEKSVLHKHNVKSFHIVAHSLGCILALDLAARHGDLIKSLTLLAPPYYPVPVGEKKPRQYVMKKVAPRKVWPPIALGASMAAWYEHISRTICLLICKHHRLWQFLAKLLTRNNRTVNFLIEGFMCHTHNAAWHTLHNIICGTGSKLDTYLDVVRDKLKCNVTIFHGEKDELIPIECSYNVKQRIPRARVKVIEKKDHITMVVGRQDEFARELQEIWKTSSF; translated from the exons ATGGCTGTGATGATGACAAGAAGAGCAGCTACCGTAGCAGGTAGATGGCTTAATGAAGCCGTTAGCTTCCTTGTTTTCTGTCTCTTAGACATCGTCGATTCATTACTTTGTCTCGTCTACAAAGTAGCAGACTATGTTTTCGAAGCCGAGTGGAAGCCTTGTTATTGTTTATCGGCCAAGGAACCCATCACGGAGACTCGAGGAAAGATTCTCTTGTCTCACAATAATGGCGTATCTAAGATCCTTACCCTTTCTCCGCTTCAAGAACTCAG CGGACGACGTTCCAAGATTGAGCTGGAGGATATCTCCGAGACCCTTTACACACGTCCTTCTCTTCTTTCCGACCTCTCCGTTACCGAGCTCAATAAACAGTTCGTTAAAGTTTCTCCGTCCGACTCCGAGTGTAGCCACCATCATTATGAGAAGACTTTAACTAAGAACAAACGGAGGAAAATGATAACAAAGTCAAGCTTGACGGTGAACTTCACGGTCGTTGAGATGCTCCGGGAAAAGATCAGACCGCAGAATTTGAGCCACGATGTCTCTCGATGGTCGGATTGTGATTGTGGGTTCTGTACGTCATGGGCCTCTACTTCCGACAAAGATCACTCCCTCTTTGTCAAAACTCAAATACCAAAAG GGATACCAGCGAAAGAGGATGTCTTGTTCATCCATGGTTTCATATCTTCATCAGCGTTTTGGACTGAAACGGTGTTTCCAAGCTTGTCGGCTACATCCTCAGCTTATAGACTTTTCGCGGTGGATCTTCTAGGATTCGGAAAGAGCCCTAAGCCAGCTGATTCACTCTACACGTTGCGAGAACACGTAGAGATGATCGAAAAATCGGTCTTACACAAACACAATGTGAAGTCTTTCCACATTGTGGCTCACTCTTTGGGATGCATTTTGGCCCTTGACCTCGCGGCTAGACACGGTGATCTAATCAAGTCGCTCACCCTCCTTGCTCCG CCGTATTATCCGGTACCGGTGGGAGAGAAGAAGCCGAGGCAGTACGTAATGAAGAAGGTGGCGCCGAGGAAGGTTTGGCCGCCAATAGCTTTAGGAGCATCGATGGCTGCTTGGTACGAACACATTAGCCGTACCATTTGTCTCCTCATCTGCAAACACCACCGTCTTTGGCAGTTCCTGGCTAAACTCTTGACCCGTAATAACAG GACAGTGAACTTTTTAATAGAAGGTTTTATGTGTCACACGCACAACGCAGCGTGGCACACTCTACACAACATTATATGTGGAACAGGAAGCAAACTTGATACGTATCTGGATGTTGTACGAGATAAACTCAAGTGTAATGTGACTATCTTTCACGGAGAAAAAGACGAGCTCATCCCCATCGAGTGTAGCTACAACGTCAAACAGCGGATTCCTCGGGCACGTGTTAAAGTTATTGAGAAAAAAGATCATATCACAATGGTCGTTGGGAGACAGGATGAGTTTGCCAGAGAGCTCCAAGAGATTTGGAAGACTTCATCTTTCTGA
- the LOC106300262 gene encoding growth-regulating factor 8 isoform X2: MMGTRAEHNKEDFVGCGFGFGVVEPSHREVMITSHHHHYPSYISPSSYSGSAGVTDPVFSASLAAADPFYTLSSSGEMGRSMSEKEGAAAFSESQWQELERQRNIYEYIMASLPVPPELLTPFPKHPSHTYHQDVAMAKGGSLKLGITSNASNNAADMEPWRCKRTDGKKWRCSRSAVPDQKYCERHTHKSRPRSRKHVESSQHHDTRTTKNASSHYAGTYPQLYGQPVNPFSNDHRWFTKEDDAYANLNPEVGPSRELKRGFDYDLNFRQNEPLVDQSFGALEGLLSPNRQETRRFFVEGDQDEAMGSSLTLSMAGGGMEEAERRRNQQHQWVSHEGPSWLCYTAPGGPLAEALFLGASNDPSASTTTSSCSRSSG; encoded by the exons ATGATGGGGACAAGAGCAGAACATAATAAGGAAGATTTTGTTGGTTGTGGGTTTGGATTTGGAGTTGTAGAACCTTCCCACAGAGAAGTTATGATAACATCCCATCATCATCATTATCCATCATATATATCGCCTTCCTCTTACTCTGGTTCCGCTGGTGTTACCGACCCTGTCTTCTCTGCTTCCCTCGCAGCTGCAGACCCTTTTTACACCTTGAGCTCCTCAG GGGAGATGGGAAGAAGTATGAGTGAGAAGGAAGGTGCAGCAGCTTTCAGTGAATCTCAATGGCAGGAGCTTGAGAGGCAGAGGAATATATATGAGTACATTATGGCTTCTCTTCCTGTTCCTCCTGAGCTTCTCACTCCCTTTCCCAAGCACCCTTCCCACACTTACCATCAAGATG TGGCAATGGCCAAAGGAGGTTCTTTGAAGCTGGGGATTACTTCAAATGCAAGCAACAACGCGGCTGATATGGAGCCGTGGAGGTGCAAGAGAACAGATGGGAAGAAATGGAGATGCTCTAGAAGCGCGGTCCCTGATCAGAAATACTGTGAGAGACACACGCACAAGAGCCGTCCTCGTTCAAGAAAGCATGTGGAATCATCTCAACACCATGACACTCGCACCACTAAGAACGCTAGTAGCCACTATGCTGGGACTTATCCTCAGCTTTACGGACAACCCGTTAATCCATTTTCAAATGATCATAG GTGGTTTACGAAAGAAGACGATGCCTATGCAAATTTAAATCCAGAGGTTGGACCAAGCAGAGAGCTTAAACGTGGATTTGATTATGATCTAAACTTCAGGCAGAATGAGCCATTAGTAGACCAGAGCTTTGGAGCGTTGGAGGGTCTGTTGAGTCCAAACCGCCAAGAGACGAGGCGGTTTTTCGTAGAAGGGGATCAAGATGAAGCAATGGGAAGCTCTCTGACACTATCAATGGCAGGTGGAGGCATGGAGGAAGCGGAGAGGAGAAGAAACCAGCAGCACCAGTGGGTTAGTCATGAAGGACCATCATGGCTTTGTTACACAGCACCAGGTGGACCATTGGCTGAAGCACTGTTTCTTGGTGCCTCCAACGACCCAAGTGCTAGCACTACTACTAGTAGCTGCAGCAGAAGCTCAGGCTAA
- the LOC106300262 gene encoding growth-regulating factor 8 isoform X1: protein MMGTRAEHNKEDFVGCGFGFGVVEPSHREVMITSHHHHYPSYISPSSYSGSAGVTDPVFSASLAAADPFYTLSSSGEMGRSMSEKEGAAAFSESQWQELERQRNIYEYIMASLPVPPELLTPFPKHPSHTYHQDVAMAKGGSLKLGITSNASNNAADMEPWRCKRTDGKKWRCSRSAVPDQKYCERHTHKSRPRSRKHVESSQHHDTRTTKNASSHYAGTYPQLYGQPVNPFSNDHREFRWFTKEDDAYANLNPEVGPSRELKRGFDYDLNFRQNEPLVDQSFGALEGLLSPNRQETRRFFVEGDQDEAMGSSLTLSMAGGGMEEAERRRNQQHQWVSHEGPSWLCYTAPGGPLAEALFLGASNDPSASTTTSSCSRSSG, encoded by the exons ATGATGGGGACAAGAGCAGAACATAATAAGGAAGATTTTGTTGGTTGTGGGTTTGGATTTGGAGTTGTAGAACCTTCCCACAGAGAAGTTATGATAACATCCCATCATCATCATTATCCATCATATATATCGCCTTCCTCTTACTCTGGTTCCGCTGGTGTTACCGACCCTGTCTTCTCTGCTTCCCTCGCAGCTGCAGACCCTTTTTACACCTTGAGCTCCTCAG GGGAGATGGGAAGAAGTATGAGTGAGAAGGAAGGTGCAGCAGCTTTCAGTGAATCTCAATGGCAGGAGCTTGAGAGGCAGAGGAATATATATGAGTACATTATGGCTTCTCTTCCTGTTCCTCCTGAGCTTCTCACTCCCTTTCCCAAGCACCCTTCCCACACTTACCATCAAGATG TGGCAATGGCCAAAGGAGGTTCTTTGAAGCTGGGGATTACTTCAAATGCAAGCAACAACGCGGCTGATATGGAGCCGTGGAGGTGCAAGAGAACAGATGGGAAGAAATGGAGATGCTCTAGAAGCGCGGTCCCTGATCAGAAATACTGTGAGAGACACACGCACAAGAGCCGTCCTCGTTCAAGAAAGCATGTGGAATCATCTCAACACCATGACACTCGCACCACTAAGAACGCTAGTAGCCACTATGCTGGGACTTATCCTCAGCTTTACGGACAACCCGTTAATCCATTTTCAAATGATCATAG AGAGTTCAGGTGGTTTACGAAAGAAGACGATGCCTATGCAAATTTAAATCCAGAGGTTGGACCAAGCAGAGAGCTTAAACGTGGATTTGATTATGATCTAAACTTCAGGCAGAATGAGCCATTAGTAGACCAGAGCTTTGGAGCGTTGGAGGGTCTGTTGAGTCCAAACCGCCAAGAGACGAGGCGGTTTTTCGTAGAAGGGGATCAAGATGAAGCAATGGGAAGCTCTCTGACACTATCAATGGCAGGTGGAGGCATGGAGGAAGCGGAGAGGAGAAGAAACCAGCAGCACCAGTGGGTTAGTCATGAAGGACCATCATGGCTTTGTTACACAGCACCAGGTGGACCATTGGCTGAAGCACTGTTTCTTGGTGCCTCCAACGACCCAAGTGCTAGCACTACTACTAGTAGCTGCAGCAGAAGCTCAGGCTAA